Proteins encoded in a region of the Isoalcanivorax pacificus W11-5 genome:
- a CDS encoding type II toxin-antitoxin system RelE/ParE family toxin, which produces MLRDAQRAMMPAMIKSIRHKGLQRFYATGSKAGIQPAHARRLRMQLIALDTAATVDDMDIPGFRLHRLRGQAKHRWSMWVSGNWRLTFEFRDGNAYIVDYEDYH; this is translated from the coding sequence TTGTTGCGTGATGCGCAACGCGCTATGATGCCCGCCATGATTAAGTCGATCCGTCACAAGGGACTGCAACGGTTCTACGCCACGGGCAGCAAGGCAGGCATCCAGCCGGCCCATGCCAGGAGGTTGCGCATGCAACTGATCGCGCTGGATACGGCGGCCACCGTGGATGATATGGATATTCCCGGTTTTCGCCTTCACCGTCTGCGCGGACAGGCAAAGCACCGGTGGTCCATGTGGGTCAGCGGCAACTGGAGGCTGACATTTGAGTTCAGGGATGGCAATGCGTATATCGTTGATTACGAGGACTATCACTGA
- a CDS encoding flavodoxin family protein: MDEHNTPQRLLILVGSPRRDGNSATLGEAVRAGAEAAGSEATLLYLDDYLQHFLGDCRRCRREDGECSLQDNFRSLLFDHFLPADGVVFCSPVYWYGPSAQMKAFFDRGFCYYAASYPQGASVLARMAGKRIGLVLASEETYPGVGLGIIHQVQEYTRYIEGAFVGVVQGAGNRRGEVRHDPRQPLVEARKLGEHFFTRHYSDYRLATVRKTQVWN, from the coding sequence ATGGATGAACACAATACACCTCAGCGTCTTCTGATTCTGGTGGGCAGCCCGCGCCGTGACGGCAACTCGGCGACACTGGGCGAGGCGGTCCGCGCGGGCGCCGAAGCGGCTGGCAGCGAGGCGACGCTGCTGTACCTGGATGATTACCTCCAGCACTTCCTCGGCGATTGCCGTCGCTGCCGGCGCGAGGATGGTGAATGCAGCCTGCAGGACAACTTCCGCAGCCTGCTGTTCGATCATTTTCTGCCGGCGGACGGCGTGGTGTTCTGTTCGCCGGTGTACTGGTACGGCCCGTCGGCACAGATGAAGGCCTTCTTTGATCGCGGCTTTTGTTATTACGCGGCTTCCTATCCGCAGGGAGCGTCGGTGCTGGCGCGCATGGCCGGCAAGCGCATCGGCCTGGTACTGGCGTCGGAAGAAACCTACCCCGGCGTCGGCCTGGGCATCATCCATCAGGTGCAGGAATACACGCGCTATATCGAGGGAGCGTTCGTCGGTGTGGTACAGGGCGCCGGCAACCGGCGGGGTGAAGTGCGCCACGATCCGCGCCAGCCACTGGTGGAGGCGCGCAAGTTGGGTGAGCACTTCTTTACCCGGCATTACTCGGATTACCGGTTGGCCACGGTGCGGAAGACGCAGGTCTGGAACTAG
- a CDS encoding LysR family transcriptional regulator yields the protein MFARLPLTALRTFECAARLRSFRRAADELSVTPTAVSHQIRSLEHWLGAALFERLPRGVALTTAGERLFDSVHGALLDIQQAADALRPRPDTGQVLLSTNASFAALWLVPRLGQFYARHPTISVCIDTRAALVDLHQDASVDLVIRYGEGEWPTLDCHQRLAETFGVYGTPTQVAAATQTTPALITVQWQDSTLYQRLWQQWCAQAGETWLAGAPLQRVYDEEHHALQAAIGGQGLVMASSVMVSAALGSGLLVPYRPDIRVPGACYQVLSAPGRSRHSPVRVFLDWLQVALR from the coding sequence GTGTTCGCCCGTCTGCCGCTGACTGCCTTGCGCACCTTTGAATGTGCCGCCCGCCTGCGCAGCTTTCGTCGCGCTGCGGACGAGTTGTCCGTCACGCCCACGGCGGTCTCGCACCAGATTCGCTCGCTGGAGCATTGGCTCGGGGCAGCCCTGTTCGAGCGGTTGCCCCGGGGCGTGGCACTGACGACGGCGGGCGAGCGGCTGTTCGACAGCGTGCACGGCGCACTGCTGGATATACAGCAGGCGGCGGACGCCTTGCGGCCACGCCCGGACACCGGACAGGTGCTGCTCTCCACCAACGCCTCCTTCGCGGCACTGTGGCTGGTGCCGCGACTGGGGCAGTTCTATGCCCGGCATCCGACGATCAGTGTGTGCATCGACACCCGCGCGGCACTGGTGGATCTGCATCAGGACGCGAGCGTCGATCTGGTGATCCGCTATGGGGAAGGCGAATGGCCGACGCTGGACTGCCACCAGCGACTGGCGGAAACCTTCGGCGTATACGGCACGCCGACGCAGGTGGCGGCCGCCACGCAGACCACCCCGGCGCTGATCACCGTGCAATGGCAGGATTCCACCCTGTACCAGCGGCTCTGGCAGCAATGGTGCGCGCAGGCCGGTGAAACCTGGCTTGCCGGAGCACCACTGCAGCGCGTCTATGATGAGGAGCACCATGCCCTGCAGGCCGCGATCGGCGGGCAGGGTCTGGTGATGGCGAGTTCGGTGATGGTGTCCGCTGCGCTGGGCAGCGGCTTGTTGGTGCCGTACCGGCCGGACATCCGCGTGCCCGGCGCCTGCTATCAGGTACTCAGTGCACCGGGGCGGTCGCGACATTCCCCGGTGCGTGTGTTTCTGGACTGGTTACAGGTGGCGCTGCGGTAA
- the mgtE gene encoding magnesium transporter, whose amino-acid sequence MTFEDLARALEAAIARDDRDAIAQRVAELNPADMADFIENVRQPELEIELLMALPLERRADTFGYLPLPVQQQLASRLPPAVLAELVTAMPADERADLFNVLDEGVRRLLFTRLAREEREDLRRLASYEEGTAGAVMTSDYAAVPNGLTVAEALETLRLTAPDKETIYQAFVVDKDHRLKGVISLRELILAVPSSRVDDLMEREVVSADVSTSQEEVARLISRYDLLALPILNSGGKLVGIVTYDDAMDVAEAEATEDMHKGATVGKLDASFREASPLSLYRSRVHWLVVLVFANIFTGAGIAFFEQTISAHIALLFFMPLLVASAGNAGAQSATLMVRGLATGDVSARDWAKLLGREILVAGALGLTMAAAVMVVGVFRAGPEIAAVVALTMMLVVMIGSLIGMGLPFLLDKLKFDPATASTPLITTLADVSGVLIYFGLATVLLGI is encoded by the coding sequence ATGACCTTTGAAGACCTTGCCCGTGCTCTGGAAGCGGCCATCGCCCGTGATGACCGTGACGCCATAGCGCAGCGTGTCGCCGAACTGAACCCGGCCGACATGGCGGACTTTATTGAAAACGTCCGCCAGCCCGAGCTGGAAATCGAACTGCTGATGGCGCTGCCACTGGAGCGCCGCGCGGACACCTTCGGCTATCTGCCGCTGCCGGTGCAGCAACAGCTCGCTTCCCGTCTGCCGCCGGCTGTGCTGGCCGAGCTGGTCACCGCCATGCCCGCCGATGAACGGGCCGACCTGTTCAACGTGCTCGACGAAGGCGTGCGCCGGCTGCTGTTCACGCGCCTGGCGCGCGAAGAACGCGAAGACCTGCGCCGCCTGGCCAGCTATGAAGAAGGCACCGCCGGTGCCGTGATGACGTCCGATTACGCCGCCGTGCCGAATGGCCTGACCGTTGCCGAGGCACTGGAAACCCTGCGCCTGACCGCGCCGGACAAGGAAACCATCTATCAGGCGTTCGTGGTCGACAAAGACCATCGCCTCAAGGGCGTCATCTCGCTGCGCGAACTGATCCTGGCCGTGCCCTCGTCCAGGGTGGACGACCTGATGGAGCGCGAAGTGGTGTCGGCGGATGTCTCCACCTCGCAGGAAGAAGTGGCCCGCCTGATCTCCCGCTACGACCTGCTGGCGCTGCCGATCCTCAACAGCGGCGGCAAGCTGGTCGGTATTGTCACCTACGACGACGCCATGGACGTGGCCGAAGCCGAAGCCACCGAGGACATGCACAAGGGCGCGACGGTGGGCAAGCTCGACGCCAGCTTCCGCGAGGCGTCGCCGCTCTCCCTGTACCGTTCCCGCGTGCACTGGCTGGTGGTGCTGGTGTTCGCGAATATTTTCACCGGCGCCGGCATCGCATTTTTTGAACAGACCATTTCTGCCCATATCGCGCTGCTGTTCTTCATGCCGCTGCTGGTGGCCAGCGCCGGTAACGCCGGCGCCCAGTCCGCCACGCTGATGGTGCGCGGCCTGGCCACCGGCGATGTGTCGGCGCGTGACTGGGCAAAGCTGCTTGGACGGGAAATCCTCGTGGCCGGCGCGCTGGGCCTGACCATGGCGGCGGCCGTGATGGTGGTCGGTGTCTTCCGCGCCGGCCCGGAGATCGCCGCCGTGGTGGCGCTGACCATGATGCTGGTGGTGATGATCGGCAGCCTGATCGGCATGGGGCTGCCGTTCCTGCTGGATAAACTGAAATTCGACCCGGCGACGGCGAGCACGCCGCTGATCACTACCCTCGCTGACGTCAGCGGCGTGCTGATTTACTTCGGGCTGGCGACGGTGCTGCTGGGCATATGA
- a CDS encoding efflux transporter outer membrane subunit gives MNTKTLSLCLTGLLLAAGCTVGPDYHTPETALPAQFQYQDGWQTMPAQPWMAQGTWWEAFNDPTLTYLIREADQASQTLAQAEARFRAAEAQWRLSRGDYSPELGASVNATRSGGNNTATTELFSGRLDLSWAPDLWGRVRRQVEADRAALAASAADIAGVRLTLQIAVAQGYIRLRALDRQRDILEQSMVAFDRSAELTRNQYNAGIVSRSDVIQAETQRQSLRTQLYDLDQQRALEENALAALLGVAPSAFGLPASDELPALPVLPATLPSVLIARRPDVVVAERGVAAANARIGVAQTAWLPTLSLSAFGAVQDDTFSGLFDAPQRVWSVGPSLALTLFDGGRRRATRDLAEAQYDEQVANYRQTVLDSLRDVENALATIQVLNEKAAQQDALVALAEENERVINNRYRAGMVSFLELATAQNLTLDARRTRLGMTSEQLQATVELAGAIGGGWDLDDPVIERIARPVAGE, from the coding sequence ATGAACACGAAAACCCTCTCGCTCTGCCTGACCGGCCTGCTGCTTGCTGCGGGCTGCACGGTCGGCCCGGATTACCACACGCCGGAGACGGCCCTGCCGGCGCAGTTCCAGTACCAGGACGGCTGGCAGACCATGCCGGCACAACCCTGGATGGCGCAGGGCACCTGGTGGGAAGCCTTCAATGATCCGACGCTCACCTACCTGATCCGCGAAGCGGACCAGGCCAGCCAGACGCTGGCGCAGGCGGAAGCGCGCTTTCGTGCTGCCGAAGCGCAGTGGCGGCTGTCGCGCGGTGACTACAGCCCGGAGCTGGGTGCCTCGGTGAATGCCACCCGCAGCGGCGGCAATAACACGGCCACCACCGAACTGTTCAGCGGCCGCCTCGACCTGAGCTGGGCGCCGGACCTGTGGGGCCGGGTACGCCGGCAGGTGGAAGCCGACCGCGCCGCACTGGCGGCCAGCGCTGCCGATATCGCCGGTGTGCGGCTGACCCTGCAGATCGCCGTGGCACAGGGCTATATCCGCCTGCGCGCGCTGGACCGCCAGCGCGACATTCTCGAACAGAGCATGGTCGCCTTCGACCGCTCCGCCGAACTGACGCGCAACCAGTACAACGCCGGCATCGTGTCCCGGTCCGATGTGATCCAGGCAGAAACCCAGCGCCAGTCCCTGCGCACGCAACTGTACGACCTCGATCAACAGCGCGCGCTGGAAGAAAACGCCCTGGCCGCCCTGCTGGGCGTGGCGCCGTCGGCATTCGGCCTGCCTGCCAGCGATGAGCTGCCGGCCCTGCCTGTGCTGCCGGCCACGCTGCCGTCGGTGCTGATTGCCCGTCGGCCGGACGTGGTGGTGGCCGAGCGCGGTGTGGCCGCCGCCAACGCGCGCATCGGCGTGGCGCAGACCGCCTGGTTGCCGACGCTGTCGCTGAGTGCCTTCGGCGCCGTGCAGGACGATACCTTTTCCGGGCTGTTCGATGCGCCGCAACGGGTCTGGTCAGTCGGTCCGTCACTGGCCCTGACGCTGTTCGACGGTGGCCGCCGCCGCGCCACCCGCGACCTGGCCGAGGCACAATACGACGAGCAGGTGGCGAACTACCGCCAGACCGTGCTCGACAGCCTGCGCGACGTGGAAAATGCGTTGGCCACGATCCAGGTGCTGAATGAAAAAGCCGCACAGCAGGATGCACTGGTGGCACTGGCGGAAGAAAACGAACGCGTCATCAACAACCGCTACCGCGCCGGCATGGTCAGCTTCCTGGAACTGGCCACCGCCCAGAACCTGACCCTGGATGCCCGCCGTACCCGCCTGGGGATGACCAGCGAGCAGTTGCAGGCGACGGTGGAACTGGCCGGCGCCATCGGTGGCGGCTGGGATCTGGATGATCCGGTGATTGAACGCATCGCCCGTCCGGTGGCAGGCGAATAG
- a CDS encoding efflux RND transporter permease subunit — MNPARLFIQRPIATALMAVAVVLSGLLAWRLLPVAPLPQIDFPIITVTASLPGASPESMAATVATPLERALGSIAGITAITSSSNQGSTQIVLQFELGRNLNDAARDVQAAINAARSQLPSGMPGNPQYRKINPSQAPVMGLALSSPNLAPSELYDAAATILAQKLSQVSGVGEVSVSGASLPAVRVQLDPAALLHYGIALDDVRNAISDANALRPLGVVENDTHRWEVRTSDSLRKASEFQKLVIRHQDGAVVRLQDVALVTDSVENRYSSGFHNDRPAVIVMVSRQPGANIVDTIDAIREQLPGLRALMPADSELTVVMDRSPGIRATLREAQVTLLIAVALVVLVVWLFLGSARTALIPTVAIPVSLIGAFIVMYFYGFSLNNLSLMALIIAAGLVVDDAIVVLENIERHIEDGLPPFQAAIKGAGEVGFTLLAMNLALVVVFVSILFMGGIVERLFREFSITLAAAMLISLLVSLTLTPSLCALWLREKTAAAPSALARYSEAAFASLQQAYAGSLDWALKHRLATLLTLAVVVGINGYLYVAIPKTTLPAQDTGQIRGFVRGDDGFSFQLMQPKIEVFRQLILADPAVQDVTGTSGGDGGLTNAQLTINLKPLAERGVSAQDVVNRLRDKTPLVPGGRMFLMVDQDIHLSSPFSRSDYELVLRSDSLELLDIWSRRAAEAMQKLPELVDVDEAGNEEAQQVVLDIDREAARLRGVDMATIASVLNNSFSQRQVATLYDELNQYRVVMELLPRYTEQPAVLEQLEVLTSDGARVPLSTFATWDYGLTNDRIRHDAQFASVGVGYGLAEGVTPLEAEAAIERALNDIMLPTSVYAGPGSGRPNFEGNLSQPLLILAVLMAVYMVLGMLYESTLHPLTILSTLPSAGVGALLALRISDTPFSLIALLGLFLLIGIVMKNAILMIDFALEAQRRDGLAPLAAIRRAALLRLRPILMTNLAGLLGALPLVFGFGEGSELRQPLGITIMGGLAFSQLLTLYTTPVIYLYLETLRQRTLRRRAVTAEPVA; from the coding sequence ATGAATCCGGCGCGGCTGTTTATCCAGCGGCCCATTGCCACCGCCTTGATGGCGGTGGCGGTGGTGTTGTCCGGCCTGCTGGCCTGGCGGTTGTTGCCGGTGGCACCGCTGCCGCAGATCGATTTCCCGATTATCACGGTGACCGCGAGCCTGCCCGGTGCCAGCCCGGAGAGCATGGCCGCGACGGTGGCGACGCCGCTGGAACGTGCGCTGGGCAGTATCGCAGGCATTACGGCGATCACCTCATCCAGCAATCAGGGGTCGACGCAGATCGTGTTGCAGTTCGAACTCGGCCGCAATCTCAACGATGCCGCGCGCGATGTGCAGGCAGCCATCAATGCCGCACGCAGCCAGTTGCCCTCCGGCATGCCGGGCAATCCGCAATACCGGAAAATCAATCCCTCCCAGGCGCCGGTGATGGGGCTGGCGCTGTCGTCACCGAACCTCGCACCGAGTGAACTGTACGACGCTGCGGCGACAATTCTGGCGCAGAAGCTGTCGCAGGTGAGCGGTGTCGGCGAGGTCAGCGTCAGTGGCGCCTCATTGCCCGCCGTGCGCGTGCAACTCGACCCCGCCGCGCTGTTGCACTACGGCATTGCACTGGATGATGTGCGCAACGCGATCAGTGACGCGAACGCGCTGCGCCCATTGGGGGTAGTGGAAAACGACACGCACCGCTGGGAAGTGCGCACCAGCGACAGCCTGCGCAAGGCGAGCGAATTCCAGAAACTGGTGATCCGCCACCAGGACGGCGCCGTGGTACGGCTGCAGGATGTGGCCCTGGTCACCGACTCGGTGGAAAACCGTTACAGCAGCGGCTTCCACAACGACCGGCCGGCGGTGATCGTGATGGTCAGCCGCCAGCCCGGCGCCAACATCGTCGACACCATTGATGCCATCCGCGAACAGTTGCCGGGCCTGCGCGCGCTGATGCCGGCGGACAGCGAACTGACGGTGGTGATGGACCGCTCGCCAGGCATCCGTGCCACGCTGCGCGAAGCGCAGGTGACCCTGTTGATTGCCGTGGCCCTGGTGGTGCTGGTGGTATGGCTGTTTCTCGGCAGCGCGCGCACCGCGCTGATCCCCACGGTGGCGATTCCGGTGTCGCTGATCGGCGCCTTTATCGTCATGTACTTCTATGGCTTCTCACTCAACAACCTGTCGCTGATGGCGCTGATCATCGCCGCCGGGCTGGTGGTGGACGATGCCATCGTGGTGCTGGAAAACATCGAACGGCATATCGAGGACGGCCTGCCGCCGTTCCAGGCCGCCATCAAGGGCGCGGGCGAAGTGGGTTTCACCCTGCTGGCGATGAACCTGGCGCTGGTGGTGGTGTTTGTCTCGATCCTGTTCATGGGCGGTATCGTCGAGCGGCTGTTCCGCGAGTTTTCCATCACGCTGGCGGCAGCGATGCTGATTTCGCTGCTGGTGTCGCTGACCCTCACGCCAAGCCTGTGCGCGCTCTGGTTGCGGGAAAAAACCGCCGCCGCGCCGTCGGCGCTGGCGCGCTACAGCGAGGCGGCGTTTGCATCACTGCAACAGGCCTACGCCGGCAGCCTCGACTGGGCACTGAAACACCGGCTGGCGACCTTGCTGACGCTGGCCGTGGTGGTGGGCATCAATGGCTATCTGTATGTCGCGATTCCCAAGACCACGCTGCCGGCGCAGGACACCGGCCAGATTCGCGGCTTCGTGCGCGGCGATGACGGTTTCTCGTTCCAGTTGATGCAGCCGAAGATCGAAGTGTTCCGGCAACTGATCCTGGCGGACCCGGCGGTGCAGGATGTCACCGGCACCAGCGGTGGCGACGGCGGCCTCACCAACGCGCAGCTCACCATCAACCTGAAACCGCTGGCCGAGCGCGGTGTGTCCGCGCAGGACGTGGTCAACCGGTTGCGTGACAAAACGCCGCTGGTGCCGGGCGGGCGCATGTTTCTGATGGTGGACCAGGACATTCACCTGTCCTCACCCTTCAGCCGCAGCGATTACGAACTGGTGCTGCGCTCCGATTCACTGGAATTGCTGGATATCTGGTCACGCCGCGCCGCCGAAGCGATGCAGAAATTGCCCGAACTGGTGGACGTGGACGAGGCCGGCAATGAGGAGGCCCAGCAGGTGGTGCTGGATATCGACCGCGAAGCGGCGCGCCTGCGCGGCGTGGACATGGCCACCATTGCCTCGGTGCTGAACAATTCATTTTCACAACGCCAGGTGGCCACGCTGTACGACGAACTGAACCAGTATCGCGTGGTGATGGAACTGTTGCCGCGCTATACCGAACAGCCGGCGGTGCTGGAGCAACTGGAAGTACTGACCAGCGACGGTGCGCGCGTGCCGCTGTCCACCTTCGCCACCTGGGATTACGGCCTGACCAACGACCGCATTCGTCACGATGCACAGTTTGCCTCGGTGGGCGTGGGCTACGGGCTGGCGGAGGGCGTCACGCCGCTGGAAGCCGAAGCCGCCATCGAGCGCGCGCTCAACGACATCATGCTGCCGACCAGCGTCTACGCCGGGCCCGGCTCCGGGCGCCCGAATTTCGAAGGCAACCTCAGCCAGCCGCTGTTGATCCTGGCCGTGCTGATGGCGGTGTACATGGTGCTCGGCATGCTCTACGAGAGCACCCTGCACCCGCTGACGATTCTTTCCACACTGCCGTCTGCAGGGGTCGGTGCGTTGCTGGCGCTGCGCATCAGCGATACGCCCTTCAGCCTGATCGCGCTGCTGGGGCTGTTCCTGCTGATCGGCATCGTGATGAAGAACGCCATCCTGATGATCGACTTTGCACTGGAAGCCCAGCGCCGCGACGGCCTGGCGCCGCTGGCGGCGATTCGCCGCGCCGCGCTGCTGCGGCTGCGGCCGATCCTGATGACCAACCTGGCCGGCCTGCTCGGCGCGCTGCCGCTGGTGTTCGGCTTTGGCGAAGGCTCGGAACTGCGCCAGCCGCTGGGCATCACCATTATGGGCGGCCTGGCGTTCAGCCAGTTGTTGACGCTGTACACCACACCGGTGATTTACCTGTATCTGGAAACACTGCGCCAGCGCACCCTGCGCCGTCGCGCGGTGACTGCGGAGCCTGTCGCATGA
- a CDS encoding multidrug efflux RND transporter permease subunit encodes MNLSRPFILRPVATSLLMLALLAAGLLAWRLLPVAALPQVDYPIIQVFTFHPGAGPDVTARTITAPLERSLGQIPGLKQMSSTSSGGASVITLQFSLEVDLGVAEQEVQAALNTADNLLPGDLPTPPIYRKVNPADAPILTLAITSDTLPLPAVHDLVDTRMAQKLAQLGGVGMVSLAGGQRPALRVQVNPTALAAYGLDLEDVRSTIAATNVNQPKGSFDGPMRSTMLDANDQIRSVEDYRQLILAWTGGAPLRLGDVATINDGAENRFLAAWADTQPAVLLNVQRQPGANVIEVADSVRALLPQLISTLPASVDVAILTDRTQSIRASVRDVQKELVFAIALVVLVTFVFLRNIPATIIPSVAVPLSLVGTFAFMYLAGFSINNLSLMALTIATGFVVDDAIVMLENIARHREQGASKMDAALKGASEIGFTLISLTVSLVAVLIPLLFMGDVVGRLFHEFAVTLAVAIGISLVVSLTLTPMMSARMLDEPPRHDDDDPGLMNRIIRRYGEALDWVLARQPLAMAVMLGTIVLTAVLYLLVHKDFFPVQDSGVIQVVTESAQTTSFTRMAERQQALAAALLEDPGVTSLSSFIGVDGTNTTLNSGRMLINLPPHAERSETAFTVMDRLRERAATVDGISAWFQPVQELSIEDRVSRTQYQFTLTTPESATLEEWVPILIEALQQQPELVDVASDLQYGGRQAYVDIDRDAAARLGVSVSAIASALQNAFGQRQIATLFTQANQYRVILEVDPAHAQGLAALQTTYVPTAAGRPVPLASVARVTQRPAALLINHQGQFPAATISFNLGPDASLGSAVKAIERVQAEIELPAEVESRFQGAAEAFRASLSNTLWLILAAILTMYIVLGVLYESTIHPITILSTLPSATVGALLALLLTGRSLDLIAVIGVVLLIGLVKKNGIMMVDFALDAQRNLGMAPREAIHRAAMLRFRPILMTTLAALFGAVPLMLASGSGAELRQPLGLVMVGGLLVSQVLTLFTTPVVYLFFDRLTRRRGAGTEEAVAPS; translated from the coding sequence ATGAACCTGTCCCGGCCGTTCATTCTTCGCCCGGTCGCCACATCGCTGTTGATGCTGGCACTGCTGGCCGCCGGGCTGCTGGCCTGGCGGTTGCTGCCGGTGGCGGCGCTGCCGCAGGTGGATTACCCGATCATCCAGGTCTTCACCTTCCATCCGGGCGCCGGGCCGGACGTCACGGCACGCACCATCACCGCACCACTGGAACGCAGCCTGGGCCAGATTCCCGGCCTGAAACAGATGTCCTCCACCAGCTCCGGCGGCGCCTCGGTGATCACGCTGCAGTTTTCGCTGGAGGTGGACCTGGGCGTGGCCGAGCAGGAAGTGCAGGCGGCGCTGAACACCGCCGACAACCTGCTGCCGGGTGACCTGCCGACCCCCCCGATCTACCGCAAGGTGAACCCGGCGGACGCACCGATCCTGACCCTGGCGATCACCTCCGACACCTTGCCGCTGCCGGCCGTGCACGATCTGGTGGATACGCGCATGGCGCAGAAACTCGCCCAACTGGGCGGCGTCGGCATGGTCAGCCTCGCCGGCGGCCAGCGCCCGGCATTGCGCGTGCAGGTGAACCCGACGGCGCTGGCTGCCTACGGCCTGGACCTGGAAGACGTGCGCAGCACCATCGCCGCCACTAACGTGAACCAGCCCAAGGGCAGCTTCGACGGCCCCATGCGCTCGACCATGCTGGATGCCAACGACCAGATTCGCTCGGTGGAGGATTACCGCCAGCTGATCCTGGCGTGGACAGGCGGCGCGCCGCTGCGGCTGGGCGATGTCGCGACCATCAACGATGGTGCCGAAAACCGCTTCCTCGCCGCCTGGGCCGACACGCAACCGGCCGTGCTGCTGAACGTGCAGCGCCAGCCCGGCGCCAATGTGATCGAGGTGGCCGACAGTGTGCGCGCACTGCTGCCGCAATTGATCAGCACGCTGCCGGCATCAGTGGATGTGGCGATCCTCACCGACCGCACACAAAGCATCCGCGCTTCAGTGCGTGATGTGCAGAAAGAACTGGTGTTTGCCATCGCGCTGGTGGTGCTGGTGACGTTCGTGTTCCTGCGCAATATCCCCGCTACCATCATTCCCAGCGTGGCCGTGCCGCTGTCGCTGGTGGGTACGTTCGCCTTCATGTACCTGGCCGGTTTCTCGATCAACAACCTGTCACTGATGGCGCTGACCATCGCCACCGGCTTCGTGGTCGATGACGCCATCGTGATGCTGGAGAACATCGCCCGCCATCGCGAGCAGGGCGCCTCGAAAATGGACGCTGCCCTGAAAGGCGCCAGCGAAATCGGCTTTACCCTGATCTCGCTGACGGTGTCACTGGTGGCAGTGCTGATCCCGCTGCTGTTCATGGGCGATGTGGTGGGCCGGCTGTTCCACGAATTTGCGGTGACGCTGGCGGTGGCGATCGGCATCTCGCTGGTGGTGTCACTGACGCTGACACCGATGATGAGCGCGCGCATGCTGGATGAGCCGCCGCGCCATGATGACGACGACCCCGGCCTGATGAACCGCATCATCCGTCGCTATGGTGAAGCACTGGACTGGGTGCTGGCGCGGCAACCGCTGGCGATGGCGGTGATGCTCGGCACCATCGTGCTGACCGCCGTGCTGTATCTGCTGGTGCACAAGGATTTCTTCCCGGTGCAGGACAGCGGCGTCATCCAGGTGGTGACCGAAAGCGCGCAGACGACGTCCTTCACCCGCATGGCCGAGCGGCAGCAGGCGCTGGCGGCGGCGCTGCTGGAAGACCCCGGCGTGACCAGCCTGTCGTCGTTTATCGGCGTCGACGGCACCAACACCACGCTCAACAGCGGCCGCATGCTGATCAACCTGCCGCCACACGCGGAGCGCAGTGAAACCGCGTTCACGGTGATGGACCGCCTGCGTGAACGGGCGGCGACCGTGGACGGCATCAGTGCCTGGTTCCAGCCGGTGCAGGAACTGAGCATCGAAGACCGTGTCAGCCGCACGCAATACCAGTTCACGCTGACCACCCCGGAAAGCGCCACGCTGGAAGAATGGGTGCCGATCCTGATCGAAGCACTGCAACAGCAGCCGGAGTTGGTCGATGTGGCGTCCGACCTGCAATACGGTGGCCGGCAGGCGTACGTGGATATCGACCGCGATGCGGCGGCGCGCCTGGGTGTGAGCGTGTCGGCGATTGCCAGCGCGTTGCAGAATGCCTTTGGCCAACGCCAGATCGCCACGCTGTTCACCCAGGCCAACCAGTACCGCGTGATCCTGGAAGTGGACCCGGCACATGCGCAGGGGCTGGCGGCATTGCAGACCACCTACGTGCCGACCGCCGCCGGCAGGCCGGTACCGCTCGCCAGTGTGGCGCGGGTGACGCAACGGCCCGCGGCGTTGCTGATCAACCATCAGGGGCAATTTCCGGCGGCGACGATCTCGTTCAATCTCGGGCCGGATGCATCGCTCGGCAGTGCGGTAAAAGCCATCGAACGGGTGCAGGCAGAGATCGAGCTGCCGGCGGAAGTCGAAAGCCGTTTCCAGGGTGCGGCGGAGGCTTTCCGCGCCTCACTGTCGAACACGCTGTGGCTGATCCTGGCCGCGATCCTGACCATGTATATCGTGCTCGGCGTGCTGTACGAGAGCACCATCCACCCGATCACGATTCTGTCCACGCTGCCGTCGGCCACTGTCGGCGCGCTGCTGGCGCTGTTGCTGACCGGCCGCTCGCTGGACCTGATTGCGGTGATCGGTGTGGTGCTGTTGATTGGCCTGGTGAAAAAGAACGGCATCATGATGGTGGATTTCGCCCTGGATGCGCAGCGCAACCTGGGCATGGCGCCGCGCGAGGCCATTCACCGCGCCGCCATGCTGCGTTTCCGGCCGATCCTGATGACCACACTTGCCGCGCTGTTCGGCGCCGTGCCGCTGATGCTCGCCAGCGGTTCCGGTGCAGAGCTGCGCCAGCCGCTGGGGCTGGTGATGGTCGGCGGCCTGCTGGTGAGCCAGGTGCTGACGCTGTTCACGACCCCTGTGGTGTATCTGTTTTTTGATCGCCTGACCCGCCGTCGCGGGGCCGGCACCGAAGAGGCCGTGGCCCCCTCATGA